A single genomic interval of Rosistilla ulvae harbors:
- a CDS encoding sugar phosphate isomerase/epimerase family protein: MPKLAAFPKAFMHALCKEGTMTVSQWIALAAELDVQGLEWYAGFLEMADEPNWPRFRSEVESRGMVIPMMCCSPDFTHPDASFRAAEIVKQKRWIDMTEALGGEYCRVLSGQRRPELSIEQGVQLAADSIRECLPYAQDRGITLIIENHYKDDFWEFPEFAQQMDVFCMLVDRVDHPNFGVNYDPSNTYLAGEDPLELLRRVSHRVVTMHASDRYLKEGTLEDLRREETGATGYAKRLSHGEIGKGLNDYDAIFTELRRVGFDGWISIEDGVDGMDQLARSVDFLKRKIAEYWPA, from the coding sequence ATGCCGAAACTAGCTGCATTTCCCAAAGCCTTCATGCACGCGCTGTGCAAAGAGGGAACGATGACCGTCTCGCAATGGATCGCGTTGGCGGCCGAACTGGATGTGCAGGGATTGGAATGGTACGCGGGCTTTCTGGAAATGGCCGACGAACCCAATTGGCCGCGGTTTCGCAGCGAGGTCGAATCGCGGGGGATGGTGATCCCGATGATGTGCTGCTCACCCGACTTCACCCATCCGGACGCTTCGTTCCGCGCCGCCGAGATCGTTAAGCAGAAGCGATGGATCGATATGACCGAGGCCTTGGGAGGTGAGTACTGTCGCGTCCTCAGCGGCCAGCGTCGCCCGGAGCTATCGATCGAGCAAGGGGTCCAATTGGCGGCCGATTCGATTCGTGAATGCCTCCCCTATGCCCAGGATCGCGGGATCACGCTGATCATCGAAAATCATTACAAAGACGACTTTTGGGAGTTCCCTGAATTCGCCCAACAGATGGATGTCTTCTGCATGCTGGTCGACCGCGTCGATCATCCGAACTTCGGCGTCAATTACGATCCCAGCAATACCTATCTCGCTGGCGAAGATCCGCTGGAACTGCTGCGTCGCGTCTCCCATCGCGTCGTCACGATGCATGCCAGCGATCGCTATTTAAAGGAAGGGACGTTGGAAGATCTCCGCCGCGAGGAGACCGGAGCGACCGGATACGCCAAGCGACTCAGCCACGGCGAAATCGGCAAGGGACTGAACGACTACGACGCGATCTTTACCGAACTCCGCCGCGTCGGCTTCGATGGCTGGATCAGTATCGAAGATGGCGTCGACGGGATGGATCAACTGGCCCGCAGCGTCGACTTTTTGAAACGCAAGATCGCGGAATACTGGCCTGCGTAA
- a CDS encoding FAD-dependent oxidoreductase, whose protein sequence is MIRYVLPRIVLLLVLALRCVGAIATETAIETDVCVFGSTPAGIAAAVAAAKAGHGVALIEPTDRIGGMLTSGLSHTDFRSFEALTGFFLDFSQRVEADYVKRYGADSEQVQAAFRGTHGEPSVNLRILQAMIAEQPSIQLIPRQSLHRVATTPFVGGRRRIASATFVDPSGQPLRVDALTYIDATYEGDLMAAAGERYHVGRESRQQYGESQAGDSEGRADGQVQGYNLRLIMTTDPANMREPVQPAGYDRADFLAVLPVLAIGKQQRVFASDHSGIFRAHFPGMPNSKADINDTPHALVRLSMPDINDAYPDGDPATRAEIVAAHYAYNLGLLYFLQHDTAVPEAIRDDARRWGFCRDEFPDTDGIPPQLYIREARRMIGQHVFTGRDTRQVEGDARAVWHRDSIAIGDYVHNCHGTGRTGSRFDGQHEGEFYKKVPPYQIPYGVIVPAITENLLVPVACSASHFGFGALRLEPIWSSLGQAAGWAAAIQIEQDLPLQAIDVQRLQQRLHADGSATIYVADVPPESADFAAVQWWGTRGGLHGLAPAEQPRPKSLGSQYNASFPGHFAELDRPVTEEVLAHWNQLLPEEPSPTPASASASETSSRRDWIRDAWLRHAR, encoded by the coding sequence ATGATCAGGTACGTGCTTCCACGCATCGTGTTGCTGTTGGTACTTGCGCTGCGGTGCGTCGGTGCGATAGCAACCGAAACCGCAATCGAAACGGATGTCTGTGTTTTTGGTTCGACTCCCGCCGGCATCGCCGCTGCGGTCGCCGCTGCCAAAGCGGGACACGGGGTTGCGTTGATCGAACCGACCGACCGGATCGGCGGGATGTTGACCAGCGGCCTCTCGCATACCGATTTTCGTTCGTTCGAAGCACTGACCGGTTTCTTCCTCGATTTCTCCCAACGGGTCGAAGCCGATTATGTGAAACGCTACGGTGCCGATTCGGAACAGGTGCAAGCGGCATTCCGTGGCACGCACGGCGAACCTTCGGTCAACTTGCGAATTTTGCAAGCGATGATCGCCGAACAGCCGTCGATCCAATTGATTCCACGGCAATCGTTGCACAGGGTTGCGACGACACCCTTTGTTGGCGGTCGTCGGCGAATCGCTTCGGCAACCTTTGTCGATCCCAGCGGACAACCGCTTCGAGTCGACGCCCTGACGTATATCGACGCAACCTATGAAGGCGATCTGATGGCCGCCGCCGGGGAACGCTACCACGTCGGACGCGAGTCTCGACAGCAATACGGCGAATCGCAAGCGGGCGATTCGGAAGGTCGGGCCGACGGCCAGGTCCAAGGCTACAACCTGCGTCTGATCATGACGACCGATCCAGCGAACATGCGCGAACCGGTTCAGCCGGCAGGCTACGATCGGGCTGATTTCCTGGCGGTGCTTCCCGTCTTGGCCATTGGAAAACAGCAGCGAGTTTTTGCCTCGGACCACAGCGGGATCTTCCGCGCCCATTTCCCCGGCATGCCCAACAGCAAGGCCGACATCAACGACACGCCGCACGCATTGGTGCGATTGTCCATGCCCGATATCAACGACGCCTATCCCGATGGCGACCCGGCGACGCGAGCGGAGATCGTCGCGGCGCACTACGCCTACAACCTTGGACTGCTCTATTTTCTGCAGCACGACACCGCGGTGCCCGAAGCGATTCGCGACGACGCCCGACGTTGGGGCTTTTGCCGCGATGAATTCCCCGATACCGATGGCATCCCGCCTCAGTTGTACATTCGCGAGGCGCGACGGATGATCGGACAACACGTCTTCACCGGTCGAGATACGCGGCAAGTCGAAGGGGACGCCCGAGCGGTATGGCACCGCGACAGCATCGCGATCGGCGATTACGTGCATAACTGCCACGGGACCGGACGAACCGGCTCGCGATTCGACGGCCAGCACGAGGGGGAATTCTACAAAAAGGTTCCTCCCTACCAAATTCCGTACGGAGTGATCGTGCCAGCGATCACGGAAAATCTGCTGGTTCCGGTCGCCTGTTCGGCCAGCCACTTCGGCTTCGGCGCCCTGCGGCTCGAACCGATCTGGTCGTCGCTGGGGCAAGCAGCCGGCTGGGCCGCGGCGATCCAGATCGAACAAGACCTTCCGCTGCAAGCGATCGATGTTCAACGCTTGCAGCAGCGATTGCATGCCGATGGCAGCGCAACGATCTACGTCGCCGATGTGCCTCCCGAATCCGCCGACTTCGCCGCCGTGCAGTGGTGGGGAACACGCGGCGGCCTGCACGGGCTGGCTCCCGCCGAACAGCCCCGTCCCAAATCGTTGGGCAGTCAATACAACGCATCCTTTCCAGGACACTTCGCCGAACTCGATCGGCCCGTCACTGAAGAAGTCCTTGCGCACTGGAACCAATTGCTTCCCGAGGAACCTTCTCCAACACCAGCCTCCGCATCAGCGTCGGAAACTTCATCGCGTCGCGATTGGATCCGCGACGCCTGGCTCCGCCACGCTCGGTAG
- a CDS encoding sigma-70 family RNA polymerase sigma factor: MNESTRLATRHWTSAQPIVSAFVASIVRDFRDRDDVLQETALAIFESIDSYNPDFPFNAWAIGVARNQIGLYLRRRHRERLVFNDSVIGCIETAFNEMNPSPMLDFVPGCVDQLEGRARQLCDLRYQNDLKPAAIGKQVGMSPNAVAKALQRIREQIRNCVQAKAAAEGFAS, from the coding sequence ATGAACGAATCCACTCGTCTTGCGACGCGGCACTGGACGTCGGCCCAGCCGATCGTTTCAGCGTTTGTGGCGTCGATCGTTCGTGATTTCCGCGACCGCGACGACGTGCTGCAAGAGACGGCATTGGCCATTTTTGAGTCGATCGATTCCTACAACCCCGACTTTCCATTCAACGCTTGGGCGATCGGCGTGGCGCGGAATCAGATCGGCCTGTATCTCCGCCGCCGCCACCGCGAGCGACTGGTTTTCAACGATTCGGTCATCGGATGTATCGAGACCGCATTCAACGAAATGAACCCTTCACCGATGCTGGATTTTGTTCCCGGTTGTGTGGACCAATTGGAAGGTCGCGCCCGTCAGTTGTGCGATCTCCGCTACCAAAACGACCTCAAGCCGGCGGCGATTGGTAAGCAAGTTGGCATGAGCCCCAACGCAGTCGCCAAAGCGTTGCAGCGGATTCGTGAACAGATACGCAATTGCGTGCAAGCCAAAGCAGCGGCGGAAGGATTCGCATCGTGA
- a CDS encoding DNRLRE domain-containing protein, with product MTDDPDDLISGYLDGTLTKPQLAELGEWIEAAPANARRFADASLVDNLMQAKITAAPWIDALEEPSDDNSPTAKQKTIATRSGDRRRWKLHAAYATALSVMAFFGWWTSTWNAASQHNEIAAISTATDCKWGAGTLPTAVGSRLQPGRLELVEGFAKLSFDNGVELSLEAPIDISLHSPTLCEVHSGQLIANVPGAEIQFVVETATTEILDLGTEFAVRVERYGNTGVQVLSGKVDVTNRASGESRRLIQQQTVHVGADSISATDTGPEMSLVKSVRKNAPVAPATNTFLISTAQGRGRDAFVFRKQTSDYTSPELLLVKHCLPRLSDWDRKVYLALDVASLQGLDIEQAELRLNLLPSDLGFASHQPDSTFHLFGLIDESRDDWDEQTITWENAPGQDPRAAAVDPTAAIALGSFEVRQGIQTGTVSVRTEQLKDFIAADTNGAVTLIVVRETQESTGNGLVHAFASKEHPSGLPPMLRVVCRSPQSSSN from the coding sequence GTGACCGATGACCCCGATGATCTGATCAGTGGCTATCTCGATGGCACGCTGACCAAACCACAGTTGGCAGAGCTTGGCGAATGGATCGAAGCCGCCCCAGCCAACGCGCGGCGTTTTGCCGACGCAAGTCTGGTGGACAATCTGATGCAGGCCAAGATTACCGCCGCGCCGTGGATCGATGCGTTGGAAGAACCGTCCGATGACAACTCGCCCACCGCAAAACAGAAAACGATTGCCACGCGATCGGGCGACCGGCGGCGTTGGAAATTGCACGCCGCTTACGCGACGGCGCTCTCGGTGATGGCGTTCTTTGGATGGTGGACTTCCACCTGGAATGCGGCCTCCCAACACAATGAGATCGCCGCGATATCGACTGCCACCGATTGTAAATGGGGTGCCGGGACGCTACCGACAGCGGTCGGGTCGCGGTTGCAACCGGGCCGTTTAGAACTGGTAGAAGGGTTTGCCAAGCTGAGTTTTGACAACGGCGTGGAACTGTCGCTCGAGGCACCGATCGACATCAGCCTGCATTCTCCCACGCTGTGCGAAGTCCATTCGGGGCAATTGATCGCCAACGTTCCTGGGGCGGAGATTCAATTTGTCGTGGAGACCGCAACCACGGAAATCTTGGATCTCGGAACGGAGTTCGCCGTGCGAGTCGAGCGCTACGGGAACACCGGCGTTCAAGTGTTGTCGGGGAAGGTCGACGTGACCAACCGCGCTTCGGGGGAATCGCGAAGACTGATCCAACAGCAGACGGTTCACGTCGGCGCCGATTCCATCTCGGCGACCGACACAGGCCCCGAGATGTCGCTCGTCAAGTCGGTCCGTAAAAACGCTCCGGTAGCACCGGCAACCAACACCTTCCTGATCTCGACAGCGCAAGGCCGCGGCCGCGACGCATTTGTGTTTCGCAAGCAGACAAGCGACTACACATCGCCCGAATTGTTGTTGGTCAAACACTGTCTGCCACGATTGAGCGATTGGGATCGCAAAGTCTATTTGGCGTTGGATGTTGCATCGCTTCAAGGGCTGGATATCGAACAGGCGGAATTGCGATTGAACCTGCTGCCCAGCGATCTCGGATTCGCGTCGCATCAACCCGATTCCACGTTCCATCTGTTTGGACTGATCGACGAATCGCGGGACGACTGGGACGAACAGACCATCACCTGGGAGAACGCTCCCGGACAAGACCCTCGCGCCGCAGCGGTCGATCCCACGGCCGCGATCGCGCTCGGATCGTTTGAAGTTCGGCAAGGCATCCAAACGGGAACCGTTTCGGTCAGGACCGAACAACTGAAGGACTTCATCGCCGCCGACACCAACGGCGCGGTGACCTTGATCGTCGTTCGCGAGACCCAGGAATCGACAGGCAATGGATTGGTCCATGCCTTTGCGAGCAAAGAGCATCCGTCGGGGCTGCCGCCGATGTTGCGCGTCGTCTGCCGGTCGCCGCAATCCTCCTCCAACTGA
- a CDS encoding discoidin domain-containing protein: MPPTIRTLSTMLVLLFSWTTVFAAPPISVSGVYPHLTMWNSEGECGTGAVVPWQGRLWCVTYAPHRPNGSSDKLYEITADLQQIIFPDSVGGTPANRMIHRESNQLLIGPYVIDADRNVRVIPPPQMFGRLTGNARHLVDPAGKVYYATMEEGLYEVDVNSLEVKCLLRDGNGGAPEVGSLSKLPGYHGKGLYSSQGRLLYANNGERHRDVSRDPTIESGALAQWFGEGDWQMVRRNQFTELTGPGGIHGNPNPETDPVWTLGWDARSILLGLLENQQWHFYRLPKGSHSYDGSHGWNTEWPRIREIGQQDLLATMHGTFWRFPATFSKQNSAGIAPRSNYLKVIGDFCRWNDKVVFGCDDSAAAEFMNTRDFKAKNGAPKESNSNLWFVDSDRLDHLGPPIGRGSVWLRDDVAAGQVSDPYLFAGYDYRQLHLNHASDDAVTFTLEVDRQGNDQWTALRDVTVPAGEAVSIVFDDDARGAWIRLTSQQAASSVTANFQYRNRDSRDASNDAMFAGLAPADGQPTHYGLMRSLSHDRLGLAASSQPSVKEIQYYELNQKMQLVAVDDPGAAQKLIANVAQPAGAYTSDEASIVIVEDGKRYRLPKNDLYATGDAASTKIAANVTLADILSNSLSLNAKATASSVHADYQAQGAVDGSLADDNRWVGRSGEGSNWLELDLGEAKTFQNVWVVTGWNNSADLVVRDFDIQIKQGDQWTTLPDGKVRGNQQKQCEVSLSKPVTAQHIRLFSPSNGFMRVTEVALFADRPNIQRDHSAAFGLARVCREVATERDLLNVHGTFYELPAKNAQGLAKIRPVATHNLAIHDFCSHNGLLLFTGIDSDAQSEHIFRSDDGRAAVWAGVVDDLWKLGKPRGIGGPWKDSPVSAGQPSDPYLMTGYDNKQIELTTTADATIALEVDVDGTGCWIPYRAFELKAGQSVKHQFPTGFSAYWVRATCDVDTTASAMLIYD, from the coding sequence ATGCCCCCAACCATTCGAACGCTCTCGACAATGCTGGTGCTGCTGTTCAGCTGGACCACGGTTTTTGCGGCCCCACCGATCTCGGTCTCCGGCGTCTATCCGCATCTGACGATGTGGAACAGTGAAGGCGAGTGCGGCACCGGAGCTGTCGTGCCGTGGCAGGGTCGGCTGTGGTGCGTCACCTATGCCCCGCACCGCCCCAACGGATCGTCCGACAAGCTTTATGAGATCACTGCCGATCTTCAGCAGATCATCTTTCCCGACAGCGTGGGAGGAACTCCGGCGAATCGCATGATTCATCGTGAATCCAATCAATTGCTGATCGGTCCCTACGTGATCGATGCCGATCGCAACGTCCGTGTGATTCCGCCGCCCCAAATGTTCGGGCGGCTGACCGGCAATGCGCGGCACTTGGTCGATCCGGCGGGCAAAGTCTACTACGCCACGATGGAAGAGGGACTTTATGAAGTCGATGTGAATTCGCTGGAGGTGAAGTGCCTGCTGCGCGATGGCAACGGCGGAGCGCCCGAGGTCGGAAGCCTTTCCAAATTGCCGGGCTACCACGGCAAAGGGTTGTACTCCAGCCAAGGCCGGTTGCTGTACGCCAACAACGGCGAACGGCATCGTGATGTCAGCCGTGATCCAACCATTGAATCAGGGGCGCTGGCGCAGTGGTTCGGCGAAGGGGACTGGCAGATGGTTCGGCGGAATCAGTTCACCGAGCTGACCGGGCCAGGAGGAATCCACGGCAATCCGAATCCCGAAACCGATCCGGTTTGGACGTTGGGTTGGGACGCGCGATCGATCCTGTTGGGGCTTCTGGAGAATCAACAATGGCATTTCTATCGACTGCCCAAGGGAAGCCACAGCTATGACGGTTCGCATGGGTGGAATACCGAGTGGCCACGGATTCGGGAGATCGGCCAGCAGGATCTGCTGGCGACGATGCACGGCACCTTCTGGCGATTCCCCGCGACGTTTTCAAAGCAGAATTCAGCGGGTATCGCGCCCCGATCGAACTACTTGAAAGTGATCGGCGACTTCTGCCGCTGGAACGACAAAGTAGTCTTTGGCTGCGATGACTCCGCGGCGGCGGAGTTCATGAATACGCGCGATTTCAAAGCCAAAAACGGAGCCCCGAAAGAATCGAATTCCAATCTCTGGTTCGTCGATTCCGACCGACTGGACCACTTGGGACCGCCGATCGGACGCGGTTCGGTCTGGTTGCGCGACGATGTTGCCGCCGGCCAAGTCAGCGATCCCTATCTGTTCGCGGGCTACGATTACCGTCAACTGCATTTGAATCATGCCTCGGATGACGCGGTGACGTTCACTCTGGAAGTCGATCGACAGGGGAACGACCAATGGACCGCGTTGCGAGACGTCACCGTTCCGGCGGGCGAAGCGGTCTCGATCGTATTCGACGACGATGCCCGTGGCGCGTGGATTCGGTTGACCAGCCAACAAGCTGCGTCGTCGGTCACGGCGAACTTTCAATATCGCAACCGGGACTCCCGCGACGCGAGCAACGACGCCATGTTCGCGGGGCTAGCTCCGGCCGATGGTCAGCCGACCCACTATGGCCTGATGCGAAGTCTGTCGCACGATCGGCTGGGGTTGGCTGCATCGTCGCAGCCCAGTGTGAAAGAGATCCAGTATTACGAACTGAATCAAAAGATGCAGCTTGTCGCCGTTGACGATCCCGGTGCGGCGCAAAAGCTGATTGCAAACGTCGCTCAGCCAGCGGGTGCCTATACGTCGGACGAAGCTTCGATTGTGATCGTCGAAGATGGCAAGCGGTACCGGTTGCCGAAAAACGACCTGTATGCCACCGGCGACGCGGCGTCCACGAAGATTGCGGCGAACGTTACGCTCGCCGATATCCTTTCCAACAGCCTGTCGCTCAACGCCAAGGCGACTGCGAGTTCGGTTCACGCCGACTACCAGGCTCAAGGGGCTGTCGATGGCAGTCTTGCCGACGACAACCGTTGGGTGGGGCGATCGGGAGAAGGATCGAACTGGTTGGAACTGGATCTTGGCGAGGCGAAGACGTTCCAAAATGTCTGGGTGGTGACCGGATGGAACAACAGCGCCGACTTAGTGGTCCGCGACTTTGACATTCAAATCAAGCAAGGCGATCAATGGACGACGCTTCCCGACGGCAAGGTCCGCGGGAACCAGCAAAAGCAGTGTGAAGTCTCCTTAAGCAAACCGGTGACGGCACAACATATTCGCTTGTTCTCGCCATCGAACGGCTTCATGCGAGTCACCGAAGTGGCGTTGTTTGCCGACCGGCCCAACATTCAACGTGACCACAGCGCTGCGTTTGGACTGGCCCGCGTTTGTCGCGAAGTGGCCACCGAACGCGATCTATTAAATGTTCATGGAACGTTCTACGAATTGCCCGCGAAGAACGCCCAAGGACTCGCCAAAATTCGCCCGGTCGCGACGCACAATCTCGCGATCCACGATTTCTGTTCGCACAACGGTTTGCTGTTGTTCACGGGGATCGATAGCGACGCCCAAAGTGAGCACATCTTCCGCAGCGACGACGGCCGCGCTGCGGTTTGGGCGGGCGTGGTCGATGACCTTTGGAAACTCGGCAAGCCGCGGGGCATCGGAGGACCGTGGAAGGACAGCCCCGTGAGCGCTGGCCAGCCGTCGGATCCCTATCTAATGACCGGCTACGACAACAAGCAAATCGAACTGACAACGACCGCCGACGCGACGATCGCTTTGGAAGTTGATGTCGATGGAACGGGATGTTGGATTCCCTACCGCGCGTTCGAATTAAAAGCGGGCCAATCGGTGAAGCACCAGTTCCCCACCGGCTTCAGCGCCTACTGGGTTCGCGCCACGTGCGACGTCGACACCACCGCGTCGGCGATGTTGATCTACGATTGA
- a CDS encoding sulfatase-like hydrolase/transferase, producing MNIAPRLLSLVILNLSVALHAAERPNIVLIMADDVSWEAFGCYGAEDYQTPHIDAMAARGVRFSHCYSTPICTTSRVMIMTGKYNFRNYTHFGYLNPQEKTFANLLRDAGYKTAVAGKWQLNGLYNELPGHDDPTRPNQLGFDEYALWQLTRTVDSQSERFWSPPIEQYGRFISAEENDGKYGPDLVCDFLCDFMARNRGKPFFAYYPMVLVHNPFVPTPDTIGDRDRSQAGNRLRKQKKENFQAMVHYMDKIVGRIVAKTEALGIADNTLILFTSDNGTHTAIRSQWNGQTIRGGKGGMTDMGTHVPLVAYWRGHTAVGKVVDDLVDFTDIYPTLAATAGVSLGQDDPIDGRSFLPQLRGKVGQPRDSVFCHYEPYWNKVAGQFARTAQYKLYRDGRFYEPAKDLEERNDLSDKPAQEAQTAARRQLQAVLDSAPPAPSGNKAGRNTKDRPVYPDWKPLRQTKP from the coding sequence ATGAACATCGCGCCCCGCTTGCTTTCGCTTGTCATCCTGAATCTGTCGGTTGCCCTCCACGCTGCAGAGCGACCGAATATCGTGTTGATCATGGCGGATGACGTCAGTTGGGAAGCGTTTGGTTGCTACGGAGCGGAGGATTATCAAACGCCTCACATCGACGCGATGGCCGCTCGGGGCGTTCGGTTCTCCCATTGCTATTCGACTCCGATCTGCACGACCTCCCGCGTGATGATCATGACCGGGAAATACAACTTCCGAAACTACACCCACTTCGGTTACCTGAATCCACAGGAAAAGACGTTTGCAAATCTGCTGCGCGATGCGGGGTACAAGACCGCGGTTGCCGGAAAGTGGCAATTGAATGGGCTCTATAACGAACTGCCCGGTCACGACGATCCCACGCGCCCCAACCAGTTGGGATTCGACGAGTACGCGTTGTGGCAACTGACACGAACCGTCGATTCCCAGAGCGAACGTTTTTGGAGTCCTCCGATCGAACAGTACGGTCGGTTCATCAGTGCGGAAGAAAACGACGGCAAGTATGGCCCCGATCTCGTCTGCGATTTCCTGTGCGACTTCATGGCACGCAACCGAGGCAAACCCTTCTTCGCCTACTATCCGATGGTGTTGGTTCACAATCCATTTGTCCCCACTCCCGACACCATTGGCGACCGCGACCGCTCGCAGGCCGGAAACCGACTTCGCAAACAGAAGAAGGAAAACTTCCAGGCGATGGTTCATTACATGGACAAGATCGTCGGCCGGATCGTCGCGAAAACCGAAGCGTTGGGAATCGCGGACAACACCCTGATCCTATTCACGTCGGATAATGGCACCCACACGGCAATCCGGTCGCAGTGGAACGGGCAGACGATCCGCGGAGGCAAAGGGGGAATGACCGACATGGGAACCCACGTCCCCTTGGTCGCCTATTGGCGAGGGCATACCGCGGTCGGCAAGGTGGTCGACGATCTCGTCGATTTCACCGACATCTATCCGACGCTCGCCGCAACGGCGGGAGTTTCGTTGGGGCAGGACGATCCGATCGACGGACGCAGCTTCTTGCCTCAGCTTCGCGGCAAAGTCGGCCAGCCACGCGATTCGGTCTTCTGCCACTACGAACCCTATTGGAACAAGGTTGCAGGACAGTTCGCACGGACCGCCCAATACAAACTCTATCGCGACGGCCGCTTCTACGAACCGGCCAAGGATCTGGAGGAGCGAAACGACCTATCGGACAAGCCCGCCCAAGAGGCCCAGACCGCCGCTCGCCGCCAATTGCAGGCCGTCCTCGATTCCGCTCCCCCGGCACCATCGGGCAACAAAGCGGGAAGAAACACCAAGGACCGACCGGTCTATCCCGATTGGAAACCGCTGCGACAAACAAAGCCCTAA